From Eriocheir sinensis breed Jianghai 21 chromosome 65, ASM2467909v1, whole genome shotgun sequence, one genomic window encodes:
- the LOC126987461 gene encoding NADH-ubiquinone oxidoreductase chain 5-like isoform X8, whose translation MFSFFLFKVLLFLFILQCFLSLFPSFFFFFLFCNVFFLSFQFSSFSFYSAMFSLFRFSFLLFLFILQCFLSFVSVFFFFFLFCNVFFLSFQFSSFSFYSAMFSLFRFSFLLFLFILQCFLSFVSVFFFFFLFCNVFFLSFQFSSFSFYSAMFSFFLFNFLLFLFILQCFLSFSSSFFFFFLLCNVFFLSFQVSPFSFYSAMFSFFLFKFLLFLFTLQCFLSFFSSFSFFFLLCNVFSLSFQVSSFSFYSAMFSFFLFKFLLFLFILQCFLSFSSSFFFFFFTLQCFFLFLFKFLLFLFTLQCFLSFFSSFSFFFLLCNVFFLSFQVSSFSFYSAMFSFFLFKFLLFLFTLQCFLSFSSSFFFFFLLCNVFSLSFQVSPFSPPLYLCV comes from the exons atgttttctttctttctcttcaaagttcttctttttctttttattctgcaatgttttctttctctctttccaagtttcttctttttctttttattctgcaatgttttctttctttcttttcaa ttttcttctttttctttttattctgcaatgttttctctctttcgtttcagttttcttctttttctttttattctgcaatgttttctttctttcgtttcagttttcttctttttctttttattctgcaatgttttctttctttcttttcagttttcttctttttctttttattctgcaatgttttctctctttcgtttcagttttcttctttttctttttattctgcaatgttttctttctttcgtttcagttttcttctttttctttttattctgcaatgttttctttctttcgtttcagttttcttctttttctttttattctgcaatgttttctttctttcttttcaa ttttcttctttttctttttattctgcaatgttttctttctttctcttcaagtttcttctttttctttttactctgcaatgttttctttctttcttttcaagtttctcctttttctttttactctgcaatgttttctttctttcttttcaagtttcttctttttctttttactctgcaatgttttctctctttcttttcaagtttctcctttttctttttactctgcaatgttttctctctttcttttcaagtttcttctttttctttttactctgcaatgttttctttctttctcttcaagtttcttctttttctttttatcctgcaatgttttctgtctttctcttcaagtttcttctttttcttttttactctgcaatgtttttttctctttcttttcaagtttcttctttttctttttactctgcaatgttttctctctttcttttcaagtttctcctttttctttttactctgcaatgttttctttctttcttttcaagtttcttctttttctttttactctgcaatgttttctttctttcttttcaagtttctcctttttctttttactctgcaatgttttctctctttctcttcaagtttcttctttttctttttactctgcaatgttttctctctttcttttcaagtttctcctttttctcctcctctttatctttgcgTATGA
- the LOC126987461 gene encoding ATP synthase subunit a-like isoform X5, whose protein sequence is MFSFFLFNFLLFLFILQCFLSFVSVFFFFFLFCNVFFLSFQFSSFSFYSAMFSFFRFSFLLFLFILQCFLSFFSIFFFFFLFCNVFFLSFQFSSFSFYSAMFSFFLFKFLLFLFTLQCFLSFFSSFSFFFLLCNVFFLSFQVSSFSFYSAMFSLFLFKFLLFLFTLQCFLSFFSSFFFFFLLCNVFFLSLQVSSFSFYPAMFSVFLFKFLLFLFYSAMFFSLSFQVSSFSFYSAMFSLFLFKFLLFLFTLQCFLSFFSSFFFFFLLCNVFFLSFQVSPFSFYSAMFSLFLFKFLLFLFTLQCFLSFFSSFSFFSSSLSLRMKSCIRLSSADLFSLFGGFSENILPSKLIPPSSPPLTILSHTSSLSLSLTFTLHLNPSLPPKIPPFLQFSPLLSVLYTFFFFYVYAYSAGRLA, encoded by the exons atgttttctttctttcttttcaa ttttcttctttttctttttattctgcaatgttttctctctttcgtttcagttttcttctttttctttttattctgcaatgttttctttctttcgtttcagttttcttctttttctttttattctgcaatgttttctttctttcgtttcagttttcttctttttctttttattctgcaatgttttctttctttcttttcaa ttttcttctttttctttttattctgcaatgttttctttctttcgtttcagttttcttctttttctttttattctgcaatgttttctttctttctcttcaagtttcttctttttctttttactctgcaatgttttctttctttcttttcaagtttctcctttttctttttactctgcaatgttttctttctttcttttcaagtttcttctttttctttttactctgcaatgttttctctctttcttttcaagtttctcctttttctttttactctgcaatgttttctctctttcttttcaagtttcttctttttctttttactctgcaatgttttctttctttctcttcaagtttcttctttttctttttatcctgcaatgttttctgtctttctcttcaagtttcttctttttcttttttactctgcaatgtttttttctctttcttttcaagtttcttctttttctttttactctgcaatgttttctctctttcttttcaagtttctcctttttctttttactctgcaatgttttctttctttcttttcaagtttcttctttttctttttactctgcaatgttttctttctttcttttcaagtttctcctttttctttttactctgcaatgttttctctctttctcttcaagtttcttctttttctttttactctgcaatgttttctctctttcttttcaagtttctcctttttctcctcctctttatctttgcgTATGAAAAGTTGCATAAGACTTTCCAGCGCTGATCTGTTTTCTTTGTTCGGAGGTTTTTCTGAAAATATATTACCTTCCAAGctgatccctccctcctcccctcccctcaccatcCTCTCACACACAAGCTCCCTCAGTCTCTCCCTCACATTCACCCTTCATCTCAATCCATCCCTTCCCCCCaaaattcctccctttctccagttTTCCCCATTACTTTCGGTCTTatacacttttttctttttttacgtctacgcctatagcgccggtaggcttgcttga
- the LOC126987461 gene encoding ATP synthase subunit a-like isoform X6: protein MFSFSLSKFLLFLFILQCFLSFFSIFFFFFLFCNVFSLSFQFSSFSFYSAMFSFFRFSFLLFLFILQCFLSFVSVFFFFFLFCNVFFLSFQFSSFSFYSAMFSFFLFKFLLFLFTLQCFLSFFSSFSFFFLLCNVFFLSFQVSSFSFYSAMFSLFLFKFLLFLFTLQCFLSFFSSFFFFFLLCNVFFLSLQVSSFSFYPAMFSVFLFKFLLFLFYSAMFFSLSFQVSSFSFYSAMFSLFLFKFLLFLFTLQCFLSFFSSFFFFFLLCNVFFLSFQVSPFSFYSAMFSLFLFKFLLFLFTLQCFLSFFSSFSFFSSSLSLRMKSCIRLSSADLFSLFGGFSENILPSKLIPPSSPPLTILSHTSSLSLSLTFTLHLNPSLPPKIPPFLQFSPLLSVLYTFFFFYVYAYSAGRLA from the exons atgttttctttctctctttccaagtttcttctttttctttttattctgcaatgttttctttctttcttttcaa ttttcttctttttctttttattctgcaatgttttctctctttcgtttcagttttcttctttttctttttattctgcaatgttttctttctttcgtttcagttttcttctttttctttttattctgcaatgttttctttctttcgtttcagttttcttctttttctttttattctgcaatgttttctttctttcttttcaa ttttcttctttttctttttattctgcaatgttttctttctttctcttcaagtttcttctttttctttttactctgcaatgttttctttctttcttttcaagtttctcctttttctttttactctgcaatgttttctttctttcttttcaagtttcttctttttctttttactctgcaatgttttctctctttcttttcaagtttctcctttttctttttactctgcaatgttttctctctttcttttcaagtttcttctttttctttttactctgcaatgttttctttctttctcttcaagtttcttctttttctttttatcctgcaatgttttctgtctttctcttcaagtttcttctttttcttttttactctgcaatgtttttttctctttcttttcaagtttcttctttttctttttactctgcaatgttttctctctttcttttcaagtttctcctttttctttttactctgcaatgttttctttctttcttttcaagtttcttctttttctttttactctgcaatgttttctttctttcttttcaagtttctcctttttctttttactctgcaatgttttctctctttctcttcaagtttcttctttttctttttactctgcaatgttttctctctttcttttcaagtttctcctttttctcctcctctttatctttgcgTATGAAAAGTTGCATAAGACTTTCCAGCGCTGATCTGTTTTCTTTGTTCGGAGGTTTTTCTGAAAATATATTACCTTCCAAGctgatccctccctcctcccctcccctcaccatcCTCTCACACACAAGCTCCCTCAGTCTCTCCCTCACATTCACCCTTCATCTCAATCCATCCCTTCCCCCCaaaattcctccctttctccagttTTCCCCATTACTTTCGGTCTTatacacttttttctttttttacgtctacgcctatagcgccggtaggcttgcttga
- the LOC126987461 gene encoding NADH-ubiquinone oxidoreductase chain 2-like isoform X7 — MFSFSLSKFLLFLFILQCFLSFFSIFFFFFLFCNVFSLSFQFSSFSFYSAMFSFFRFSFLLFLFILQCFLSFFSVFFFFFLFCNVFSLSFQFSSFSFYSAMFSFFRFSFLLFLFILQCFLSFVSVFFFFFLFCNVFFLSFQFSSFSFYSAMFSFFRFSFLLFLFILQCFLSFSSSFFFFFLLCNVFFLSFQVSPFSFYSAMFSFFLFKFLLFLFTLQCFLSFFSSFSFFFLLCNVFSLSFQVSSFSFYSAMFSFFLFKFLLFLFILQCFLSFSSSFFFFFFTLQCFFLFLFKFLLFLFTLQCFLSFFSSFSFFFLLCNVFFLSFQVSSFSFYSAMFSFFLFKFLLFLFTLQCFLSFSSSFFFFFLLCNVFSLSFQVSPFSPPLYLCV, encoded by the exons atgttttctttctctctttccaagtttcttctttttctttttattctgcaatgttttctttctttcttttcaa ttttcttctttttctttttattctgcaatgttttctctctttcgtttcagttttcttctttttctttttattctgcaatgttttctttctttcgtttcagttttcttctttttctttttattctgcaatgttttctttctttcttttcagttttcttctttttctttttattctgcaatgttttctctctttcgtttcagttttcttctttttctttttattctgcaatgttttctttctttcgtttcagttttcttctttttctttttattctgcaatgttttctttctttcgtttcagttttcttctttttctttttattctgcaatgttttctttctttcttttcaa ttttcttctttttctttttattctgcaatgttttctttctttcgtttcagttttcttctttttctttttattctgcaatgttttctttctttctcttcaagtttcttctttttctttttactctgcaatgttttctttctttcttttcaagtttctcctttttctttttactctgcaatgttttctttctttcttttcaagtttcttctttttctttttactctgcaatgttttctctctttcttttcaagtttctcctttttctttttactctgcaatgttttctctctttcttttcaagtttcttctttttctttttactctgcaatgttttctttctttctcttcaagtttcttctttttctttttatcctgcaatgttttctgtctttctcttcaagtttcttctttttcttttttactctgcaatgtttttttctctttcttttcaagtttcttctttttctttttactctgcaatgttttctctctttcttttcaagtttctcctttttctttttactctgcaatgttttctttctttcttttcaagtttcttctttttctttttactctgcaatgttttctttctttcttttcaagtttctcctttttctttttactctgcaatgttttctctctttctcttcaagtttcttctttttctttttactctgcaatgttttctctctttcttttcaagtttctcctttttctcctcctctttatctttgcgTATGA
- the LOC126987461 gene encoding NADH-quinone oxidoreductase subunit N-like isoform X2, with product MFSFSLSKFLLFLFILQCFLSFFSSFFFFFLFCNVFFLSLQSSSFSFYSAMFSFFLFNFLLFLFILQCFLSFVSVFFFFFLFCNVFFLSFQFSSFSFYSAMFSFFLFSFLLFLFILQCFLSFVSVFFFFFLFCNVFFLSFQFSSFSFYSAMFSFFRFSFLLFLFILQCFLSFFSIFFFFFLFCNVFFLSFQFSSFSFYSAMFSFFLFKFLLFLFTLQCFLSFFSSFSFFFLLCNVFFLSFQVSSFSFYSAMFSLFLFKFLLFLFTLQCFLSFFSSFFFFFLLCNVFFLSLQVSSFSFYPAMFSVFLFKFLLFLFYSAMFFSLSFQVSSFSFYSAMFSLFLFKFLLFLFTLQCFLSFFSSFFFFFLLCNVFFLSFQVSPFSFYSAMFSLFLFKFLLFLFTLQCFLSFFSSFSFFSSSLSLRMKSCIRLSSADLFSLFGGFSENILPSKLIPPSSPPLTILSHTSSLSLSLTFTLHLNPSLPPKIPPFLQFSPLLSVLYTFFFFYVYAYSAGRLA from the exons atgttttctttctctctttccaagtttcttctttttctttttattctgcaatgttttctttctttcttttcaagtttcttctttttctttttattctgcaatgttttctttctttctcttcaaagttcttctttttctttttattctgcaatgttttctttctttcttttcaa ttttcttctttttctttttattctgcaatgttttctctctttcgtttcagttttcttctttttctttttattctgcaatgttttctttctttcgtttcagttttcttctttttctttttattctgcaatgttttctttctttcttttcagttttcttctttttctttttattctgcaatgttttctctctttcgtttcagttttcttctttttctttttattctgcaatgttttctttctttcgtttcagttttcttctttttctttttattctgcaatgttttctttctttcgtttcagttttcttctttttctttttattctgcaatgttttctttctttcttttcaa ttttcttctttttctttttattctgcaatgttttctttctttcgtttcagttttcttctttttctttttattctgcaatgttttctttctttctcttcaagtttcttctttttctttttactctgcaatgttttctttctttcttttcaagtttctcctttttctttttactctgcaatgttttctttctttcttttcaagtttcttctttttctttttactctgcaatgttttctctctttcttttcaagtttctcctttttctttttactctgcaatgttttctctctttcttttcaagtttcttctttttctttttactctgcaatgttttctttctttctcttcaagtttcttctttttctttttatcctgcaatgttttctgtctttctcttcaagtttcttctttttcttttttactctgcaatgtttttttctctttcttttcaagtttcttctttttctttttactctgcaatgttttctctctttcttttcaagtttctcctttttctttttactctgcaatgttttctttctttcttttcaagtttcttctttttctttttactctgcaatgttttctttctttcttttcaagtttctcctttttctttttactctgcaatgttttctctctttctcttcaagtttcttctttttctttttactctgcaatgttttctctctttcttttcaagtttctcctttttctcctcctctttatctttgcgTATGAAAAGTTGCATAAGACTTTCCAGCGCTGATCTGTTTTCTTTGTTCGGAGGTTTTTCTGAAAATATATTACCTTCCAAGctgatccctccctcctcccctcccctcaccatcCTCTCACACACAAGCTCCCTCAGTCTCTCCCTCACATTCACCCTTCATCTCAATCCATCCCTTCCCCCCaaaattcctccctttctccagttTTCCCCATTACTTTCGGTCTTatacacttttttctttttttacgtctacgcctatagcgccggtaggcttgcttga
- the LOC126987461 gene encoding NADH-ubiquinone oxidoreductase chain 5-like isoform X1, whose amino-acid sequence MFSFFLFKVLLFLFILQCFLSLFPSFFFFFLFCNVFFLSFQFSSFSFYSAMFSLFRFSFLLFLFILQCFLSFVSVFFFFFLFCNVFFLSFQFSSFSFYSAMFSLFRFSFLLFLFILQCFLSFVSVFFFFFLFCNVFFLSFQFSSFSFYSAMFSFFLFKFLLFLFTLQCFLSFVSVFFFFFLFCNVFFLSFQFSSFSFYSAMFSFFLFKFLLFLFTLQCFLSFFSSFSFFFLLCNVFFLSFQVSSFSFYSAMFSLFLFKFLLFLFTLQCFLSFFSSFFFFFLLCNVFFLSLQVSSFSFYPAMFSVFLFKFLLFLFYSAMFFSLSFQVSSFSFYSAMFSLFLFKFLLFLFTLQCFLSFFSSFFFFFLLCNVFFLSFQVSPFSFYSAMFSLFLFKFLLFLFTLQCFLSFFSSFSFFSSSLSLRMKSCIRLSSADLFSLFGGFSENILPSKLIPPSSPPLTILSHTSSLSLSLTFTLHLNPSLPPKIPPFLQFSPLLSVLYTFFFFYVYAYSAGRLA is encoded by the exons atgttttctttctttctcttcaaagttcttctttttctttttattctgcaatgttttctttctctctttccaagtttcttctttttctttttattctgcaatgttttctttctttcttttcaa ttttcttctttttctttttattctgcaatgttttctctctttcgtttcagttttcttctttttctttttattctgcaatgttttctttctttcgtttcagttttcttctttttctttttattctgcaatgttttctttctttcttttcagttttcttctttttctttttattctgcaatgttttctctctttcgtttcagttttcttctttttctttttattctgcaatgttttctttctttcgtttcagttttcttctttttctttttattctgcaatgttttctttctttcgtttcagttttcttctttttctttttattctgcaatgttttctttctttcttttcaagtttcttctttttctttttactctgcaatgttttctctctttcgtttcagttttcttctttttctttttattctgcaatgttttctttctttcgtttcagttttcttctttttctttttattctgcaatgttttctttctttctcttcaagtttcttctttttctttttactctgcaatgttttctttctttcttttcaagtttctcctttttctttttactctgcaatgttttctttctttcttttcaagtttcttctttttctttttactctgcaatgttttctctctttcttttcaagtttctcctttttctttttactctgcaatgttttctctctttcttttcaagtttcttctttttctttttactctgcaatgttttctttctttctcttcaagtttcttctttttctttttatcctgcaatgttttctgtctttctcttcaagtttcttctttttcttttttactctgcaatgtttttttctctttcttttcaagtttcttctttttctttttactctgcaatgttttctctctttcttttcaagtttctcctttttctttttactctgcaatgttttctttctttcttttcaagtttcttctttttctttttactctgcaatgttttctttctttcttttcaagtttctcctttttctttttactctgcaatgttttctctctttctcttcaagtttcttctttttctttttactctgcaatgttttctctctttcttttcaagtttctcctttttctcctcctctttatctttgcgTATGAAAAGTTGCATAAGACTTTCCAGCGCTGATCTGTTTTCTTTGTTCGGAGGTTTTTCTGAAAATATATTACCTTCCAAGctgatccctccctcctcccctcccctcaccatcCTCTCACACACAAGCTCCCTCAGTCTCTCCCTCACATTCACCCTTCATCTCAATCCATCCCTTCCCCCCaaaattcctccctttctccagttTTCCCCATTACTTTCGGTCTTatacacttttttctttttttacgtctacgcctatagcgccggtaggcttgcttga
- the LOC126987461 gene encoding uncharacterized protein LOC126987461 isoform X4: protein MFSFFLFKVLLFLFILQCFLSFFSIFFFFFLFCNVFSLSFQFSSFSFYSAMFSFFRFSFLLFLFILQCFLSFFSVFFFFFLFCNVFSLSFQFSSFSFYSAMFSFFRFSFLLFLFILQCFLSFVSVFFFFFLFCNVFFLSFQFSSFSFYSAMFSFFLFKFLLFLFTLQCFLSFFSSFSFFFLLCNVFFLSFQVSSFSFYSAMFSLFLFKFLLFLFTLQCFLSFFSSFFFFFLLCNVFFLSLQVSSFSFYPAMFSVFLFKFLLFLFYSAMFFSLSFQVSSFSFYSAMFSLFLFKFLLFLFTLQCFLSFFSSFFFFFLLCNVFFLSFQVSPFSFYSAMFSLFLFKFLLFLFTLQCFLSFFSSFSFFSSSLSLRMKSCIRLSSADLFSLFGGFSENILPSKLIPPSSPPLTILSHTSSLSLSLTFTLHLNPSLPPKIPPFLQFSPLLSVLYTFFFFYVYAYSAGRLA, encoded by the exons atgttttctttctttctcttcaaagttcttctttttctttttattctgcaatgttttctttctttcttttcaa ttttcttctttttctttttattctgcaatgttttctctctttcgtttcagttttcttctttttctttttattctgcaatgttttctttctttcgtttcagttttcttctttttctttttattctgcaatgttttctttctttcttttcagttttcttctttttctttttattctgcaatgttttctctctttcgtttcagttttcttctttttctttttattctgcaatgttttctttctttcgtttcagttttcttctttttctttttattctgcaatgttttctttctttcgtttcagttttcttctttttctttttattctgcaatgttttctttctttcttttcaa ttttcttctttttctttttattctgcaatgttttctttctttctcttcaagtttcttctttttctttttactctgcaatgttttctttctttcttttcaagtttctcctttttctttttactctgcaatgttttctttctttcttttcaagtttcttctttttctttttactctgcaatgttttctctctttcttttcaagtttctcctttttctttttactctgcaatgttttctctctttcttttcaagtttcttctttttctttttactctgcaatgttttctttctttctcttcaagtttcttctttttctttttatcctgcaatgttttctgtctttctcttcaagtttcttctttttcttttttactctgcaatgtttttttctctttcttttcaagtttcttctttttctttttactctgcaatgttttctctctttcttttcaagtttctcctttttctttttactctgcaatgttttctttctttcttttcaagtttcttctttttctttttactctgcaatgttttctttctttcttttcaagtttctcctttttctttttactctgcaatgttttctctctttctcttcaagtttcttctttttctttttactctgcaatgttttctctctttcttttcaagtttctcctttttctcctcctctttatctttgcgTATGAAAAGTTGCATAAGACTTTCCAGCGCTGATCTGTTTTCTTTGTTCGGAGGTTTTTCTGAAAATATATTACCTTCCAAGctgatccctccctcctcccctcccctcaccatcCTCTCACACACAAGCTCCCTCAGTCTCTCCCTCACATTCACCCTTCATCTCAATCCATCCCTTCCCCCCaaaattcctccctttctccagttTTCCCCATTACTTTCGGTCTTatacacttttttctttttttacgtctacgcctatagcgccggtaggcttgcttga
- the LOC126987461 gene encoding NADH-ubiquinone oxidoreductase chain 5-like isoform X3, whose product MFSFFLFKVLLFLFILQCFLSLFPSFFFFFLFCNVFFLSFQFSSFSFYSAMFSLFRFSFLLFLFILQCFLSFVSVFFFFFLFCNVFFLSFQFSSFSFYSAMFSFFLFKFLLFLFTLQCFLSFVSVFFFFFLFCNVFFLSFQFSSFSFYSAMFSFFLFKFLLFLFTLQCFLSFFSSFSFFFLLCNVFFLSFQVSSFSFYSAMFSLFLFKFLLFLFTLQCFLSFFSSFFFFFLLCNVFFLSLQVSSFSFYPAMFSVFLFKFLLFLFYSAMFFSLSFQVSSFSFYSAMFSLFLFKFLLFLFTLQCFLSFFSSFFFFFLLCNVFFLSFQVSPFSFYSAMFSLFLFKFLLFLFTLQCFLSFFSSFSFFSSSLSLRMKSCIRLSSADLFSLFGGFSENILPSKLIPPSSPPLTILSHTSSLSLSLTFTLHLNPSLPPKIPPFLQFSPLLSVLYTFFFFYVYAYSAGRLA is encoded by the exons atgttttctttctttctcttcaaagttcttctttttctttttattctgcaatgttttctttctctctttccaagtttcttctttttctttttattctgcaatgttttctttctttcttttcaa ttttcttctttttctttttattctgcaatgttttctctctttcgtttcagttttcttctttttctttttattctgcaatgttttctttctttcgtttcagttttcttctttttctttttattctgcaatgttttctttctttcgtttcagttttcttctttttctttttattctgcaatgttttctttctttcttttcaagtttcttctttttctttttactctgcaatgttttctctctttcgtttcagttttcttctttttctttttattctgcaatgttttctttctttcgtttcagttttcttctttttctttttattctgcaatgttttctttctttctcttcaagtttcttctttttctttttactctgcaatgttttctttctttcttttcaagtttctcctttttctttttactctgcaatgttttctttctttcttttcaagtttcttctttttctttttactctgcaatgttttctctctttcttttcaagtttctcctttttctttttactctgcaatgttttctctctttcttttcaagtttcttctttttctttttactctgcaatgttttctttctttctcttcaagtttcttctttttctttttatcctgcaatgttttctgtctttctcttcaagtttcttctttttcttttttactctgcaatgtttttttctctttcttttcaagtttcttctttttctttttactctgcaatgttttctctctttcttttcaagtttctcctttttctttttactctgcaatgttttctttctttcttttcaagtttcttctttttctttttactctgcaatgttttctttctttcttttcaagtttctcctttttctttttactctgcaatgttttctctctttctcttcaagtttcttctttttctttttactctgcaatgttttctctctttcttttcaagtttctcctttttctcctcctctttatctttgcgTATGAAAAGTTGCATAAGACTTTCCAGCGCTGATCTGTTTTCTTTGTTCGGAGGTTTTTCTGAAAATATATTACCTTCCAAGctgatccctccctcctcccctcccctcaccatcCTCTCACACACAAGCTCCCTCAGTCTCTCCCTCACATTCACCCTTCATCTCAATCCATCCCTTCCCCCCaaaattcctccctttctccagttTTCCCCATTACTTTCGGTCTTatacacttttttctttttttacgtctacgcctatagcgccggtaggcttgcttga